A stretch of Vitis riparia cultivar Riparia Gloire de Montpellier isolate 1030 unplaced genomic scaffold, EGFV_Vit.rip_1.0 scaffold861_pilon_pilon, whole genome shotgun sequence DNA encodes these proteins:
- the LOC117910793 gene encoding mitogen-activated protein kinase kinase kinase 17-like → MEHMITKGILVGVGSSGKVHMAFSNGRLLALKSSCSSSYSSLQKEEEILHSLGHCPDIVDCFGGYSTQEGNGVLVYNLVLEYAPVGSLESLMIRRKSGLLESEVQRFTRMIVRGLRDVHKEGFVHCDLKVDNILVFHSENGGHKVKIADFGHAKRSGREEFSGALGSQHTSDDTPPECSGNGENEAPKDIWSLGCVVVEMFTGKPAWMNSKDVNELAVRIVSWRQVPKVLGNISEDAKDFLRRCLEKDPIERWTAERLLSHPFIAQVPASEVPASQ, encoded by the coding sequence ATGGAACATATGATAACCAAGGGAATTCTTGTTGGCGTGGGAAGTTCCGGCAAGGTGCACATGGCATTCTCCAATGGCCGCCTACTAGCTCTGAAATCTTCgtgttcttcttcttattcttcaCTTCAAAAGGAGGAAGAGATTCTTCATAGCCTTGGACACTGCCCAGATATTGTTGACTGCTTTGGAGGTTACTCAACCCAGGAAGGCAATGGGGTTTTGGTCTATAATTTAGTTCTTGAGTATGCACCCGTAGGAAGTCTTGAAAGTTTGATGATACGGAGGAAGAGCGGATTGCTGGAGAGTGAAGTTCAGCGTTTTACGAGAATGATTGTTAGGGGTCTCCGTGATGTCCACAAGGAAGGCTTCGTCCACTGTGACCTGAAGGTCGATAACATACTCGTGTTTCATTCTGAAAATGGCGGGCATAAAGTTAAGATCGCTGATTTTGGACACGCTAAGAGGTCTGGAAGGGAGGAGTTCAGTGGGGCGCTGGGCTCCCAGCATACTTCAGATGACACCCCGCCGGAATGTAGTGGAAACGGAGAAAACGAGGCACCTAAGGATATATGGTCTCTTGGGTGCGTGGTGGTCGAGATGTTTACTGGGAAACCAGCTTGGATGAATAGCAAGGATGTAAATGAGTTGGCTGTCCGTATAGTTTCTTGGAGGCAAGTGCCTAAAGTACTCGGAAATATATCAGAAGACGCCAAGGATTTTCTGAGAAGGTGTTTGGAGAAGGATCCAATAGAGAGATGGACGGCTGAAAGGCTGTTGAGTCATCCCTTTATCGCCCAAGTTCCGGCTTCAGAAGTTCCGGCAAGTCAATAA
- the LOC117910790 gene encoding mitogen-activated protein kinase kinase kinase 17-like translates to MENIMVKGRLLGMGNFAHVHLAYCRPFGGQFAVKSVNSSLSSSLLMEETILRRLRCSPDVVYCFGGYSTQEANGDSAYNLVLEYAAGGSLGRLMFSRTSGSPESEVQWYTRMIVRGLHAVHREGFVHCDLKLSNMLLFPTEDGRWRVKIADFGLSKRFGREEFCRPLTFRGTANYMSPESIVYSENEAPLDIWCLGCMVIEMFTGKPTWENCQDENDLILHIVFWRQVPLIPENISEEAKDFLKKCLARDPSQRWTAEMLLTHPFIDSVLLPL, encoded by the coding sequence ATGGAAAATATAATGGTTAAGGGACGTCTTCTTGGCATGGGAAATTTCGCCCATGTGCACTTGGCATACTGCAGGCCCTTTGGCGGCCAATTTGCTGTGAAATCTGTaaattcttctctttcttcttcacttctaaTGGAGGAAACGATTCTTCGACGCCTTCGATGCTCCCCAGATGTTGTTTACTGCTTTGGAGGTTACTCTACCCAGGAAGCTAATGGCGATTCGGCCTACAATCTAGTTCTTGAGTATGCAGCCGGAGGAAGTCTTGGGCGTTTGATGTTTAGCAGGACGAGTGGATCGCCGGAGAGTGAAGTTCAGTGGTATACAAGAATGATTGTTAGGGGTCTCCATGCTGTCCACCGGGAAGGGTTCGTCCACTGTGATCTGAAGCTCAGTAATATGCTTCTCTTCCCTACTGAAGATGGTAGGTGGAGGGTTAAGATCGCTGATTTTGGACTGTCTAAAAGGTTTGGAAGGGAGGAGTTCTGCCGGCCGCTCACGTTTCGGGGCACTGCAAATTACATGTCGCCGGAATCTATTGTGTACAGTGAAAACGAGGCGCCTCTGGATATATGGTGTCTTGGGTGCATGGTGATCGAGATGTTTACTGGTAAACCAACTTGGGAGAATTGCCAGGACGAGAATGACTTGATTCTTCATATAGTGTTTTGGAGACAAGTTCCTCTGATACCTGAAAATATATCAGAAGAGGCTAAGGATTTTTTGAAGAAGTGTCTGGCAAGGGATCCGTCCCAAAGATGGACTGCTGAAATGCTGTTGACTCATCCGTTTATTGACTCAGTTCTGCTGCCTTTATAG
- the LOC117910795 gene encoding DNA (cytosine-5)-methyltransferase 1-like has product MTVSLLLRLPNNLHHRMLGQVDFINGGPPCQGFSGMNPFNQSNWSKVQCEKILAFLSFADYFQPRFFLLEHVRNFMSFNKGQAFRYTSGVSNSGGLKARHGAMGPIAWGVLLPFGAIIPRYFKHHDPQWFYLHILIQIVSFLLGFATVVVGRTLYNGLESDRICKFKIQTPRILSAFP; this is encoded by the exons ATGACTGTGTCTCTACTTCTGAGGCTGCCAAATAATCTGCATCACCGGATGCTTGGACAAGTTGATTTTATCAATGGGGGGCCTCCATGCCAG GGTTTCTCTGGGATGAATCCATTTAACCAAAGTAACTGGAGTAAAGTTCAGTGTGAAAAGATCCTGGCCTTCTTATCCTTTGCCGATTACTTTCAGCCAAGGTTCTTCCTGCTCGAGCATGTGAGGAACTTCATGTCTTTCAACAAAGGACAGGCATTCC GATATACCTCTGGTGTCAGTAACTCTGGAGGTTTGAAGGCGCGTCATGGAGCCATGGGCCCAATTGCATGGGGCGTGCTCCTTCCATTTGGGGCAATCATCCCAAGATACTTCAAGCATCATGATCCTCAATGGTTTTATCTTCATATCTTGATCCAGATTGTGAGTTTTCTTCTGGGTTTTGCTACTGTTGTCGTAGGAAGGACACTCTACAATGGACTGGAGTCCGATCGCATTTGCAAATTCAAGATTCAGACCCCTCGAATCCTTAGTGCTTTCCCTTAG